GCAACGCCTGGGAGATGGGCTTCTCGCTGGTGATTGCGGAAGATGCCTGTAGCGCGGCTGACGCCGAGCAACATCAGGGCAGCATGAAAAATATCTTCCCGCGTATTGGCCGCGTGCGTAGCACGGACGAGATCCTGAGCGCGTTATGATCTACGTTGGCTTGCCGCAATGGTCGCACCCGAAATGGGTGCGTCTTGGCATCACCAGCCTTGAAGAGTATGCCCGTCACTTTAATTGTGTCGAAGGCAACACCACGCTGTACGCGCTGCCAAAAGCGGAGATTGTCGCGCGCTGGTATGAGCAAACCAGCGATGATTTTCGCTTCTGTTTCAAGTTTCCCGCCACCATTTCGCACCAGGCGGCGCTGCGCAATTGTGCCGGGCTGACGAGCGAATTTTTCACCCGCATGGCGCCGCTGGCAAACCGGATTGGCCAATATTGGTTACAGCTCCCGGCTACCTTCGGCCCACAAGATTTGCCCGCGCTGTGGGCGTTTCTCGATGCGCTTCCGGCGGAATTTACGTACGGGGTTGAAGTCCGCCATCCGGGCTTTTTTGCCAAGGGCGAAGATGAGAAAGCCCTGAATCAGGGGCTGCATGCCCGCAATATCAACCGTGTGATCCTTGATAGCCGCCCGGTACACAGCGCCAGGCCGCACAGCGTGGTTATCCGTGAAGCGCAACGCAAAAAACCCAAAGTGCCGGTTCACGCGCTGCTGACCGCCCACCATCCGATGGTGCGTTTTATCGGCAGCGACGATATGCAACAAAACCGCCAGCTCTTTAACGTCTGGTTAAACAAGCTGCCGGAGTGGGAAAAAACCACCACGCCTTATCTGTTTTTGCATACCCCGGATATCGCTCAGGCCCCGGAACTGGTGCAAACCTTGTGGCCGGAGCTGCAATCCGTGTTGCCTGTCGTCGGTGCCACCCCTTCCCTGCCGCTGCAATCTTCTCTTTTTTGAGTACAGCACCTATCATTGGTTAGCCATCGCCGTAACCGAAAAGGGAGTTTGTATGGTAAGCGCGCTCTATGCCGTGCTGGGTGCATTGTTACTGATTAAGTTTTCTTGTGACGTTATCCGTCTGCGTTTGCAGTATCGCGTGAGCTATGGCGACGGCGGATTCAGTGAATTACAAAGCGCTATTCGTATTCATGGCAACGCGGTGGAATACGTTCCTATCGCCCTTCTGCTGCTACTCTTTATGGAGATGAACGGCGCACAAAACTGGATGGTGCATCTCTGCGGGCTGCTGCTGTTGACGGGTCGTGTCATGCACTACTACGGCTTTCATCATCGGCTGATCCAGTGGCGACGTTCCGGCATGAGCGCGACCTTCTGTTCGCTGTTGCTGATGGTGCTGGCGAATCTGTGGTATATGCCCTGGGAGTTGGTTTTCTCCCTGCGTTAGCGCACAATACGCCCCTTTGTTTTCCCGGATATTTACAACTATGTCTCACCGCGACACGCTTTTTTCCGCGCCTATCGCCCGCCTCGGCGACTGGACATTTGACGAACGGGTAGCTGAAGTCTTCCCGGATATGATCCAGCGTTCCGTTCCGGGTTACTCCAATATTATTTCGATGATTGGCATGCTGGCGGAGCGCTTTGTCCAGCCCGCCACGCAGGTCTACGATCTTGGCTGCTCGCTTGGTGCAGCAACGCTTTCCGTCCGCCGCAATATCCATCAGGACGGCTGTAAAATTATCGCCGTCGACAACTCCCCCGCAATGGTGGAGCGCTGCCGCCGTCATATCGACGCTTATAAAGCGCCGACGCCGGTCGAGGTTATCGAAGGCGACATCCGCGATATTGCAATCGAAAACGCCTCGATGGTGGTGCTCAATTTCACCCTGCAATTTCTCGAACCGGATGACCGCCTGAAGCTGCTGCAAAAAATCTATCAAGGGCTGAACCCCGGCGGCGCGCTGGTGCTGTCAGAAAAATTCAGTTTCGAAGACCACACTGTCGGCGAGCTGCTGTTTAACATGCACCATGACTTCAAACGCGCCAACGGTTACAGCGAGCTGGAGATCAGCCAGAAACGCAGCATGCTGGAAAATGTCATGCTGACCGATTCCGTTGAAGCTCATAAAGCACGCCTGCATACTGCCGGGTTTGACCATAGCGAACTGTGGTTCCAGTGCTTTAACTTCGGTTCGCTGGTGGCATTAAAGGCGGTTGCGCCATGATCGAGTTTGGCCGTTTTTATCAGCAAATTGCGACCGGCAACCTCGCCCACTGGCTGGAAACATTACCGGCGCAAATTGCCGCCTGGCAGCGCGAAACCCTGCACGGTCAGTTTAAACAGTGGAACAACGCGGTGGAGTTTTTGCCCACCATCACGCCGGCAAAGCTGGATCTGCTGCACAGCGTCACGGCGCAAAGCGCGGAGCCCTTAAGTGCCGGTCAGTTAAAAGGGATGGAAACGCTGCTGCGCAATCTGATGCCGTGGCGCAAAGGGCCGTTCTCCCTGTATGGCATTGATATCGATACCGAATGGCGTTCCGACTGGAAATGGGAGCGCGTGCTGCCGCATCTGTCAGATTTGCGCGGTCGGACAATTCTTGATGTCGGCTGCGGCAGCGGTTATCACCTGTGGCGCATGATTGGCGCAGGCGCACAGTTGGCGGTCGGCATCGATCCGACCCAGCTTTTCTTGTGCCAGTTCGAAGCCGTGCGCAAGTTGTTAGGCGACGATCGCCGCGCACATCTGCTGCCGCTCGGTATCGAACAGCTTCCGGCGCTGAATGCCTTTGATACGGTGTTTTCAATGGGCGTGCTCTATCATCGCCGCTCGCCGCTGGAGCATCTGTGGCAGTTGAAAGATCAGTTGGTAAAAGAGGGCGAACTGGTGCTGGAAACGCTGGTGGTTGAAGGTGACGAAAACACCGTGCTGGTACCGGGTGACCGGTATGCGCAAATGCGCAACGTCTACTTT
The nucleotide sequence above comes from Kosakonia sp. H02. Encoded proteins:
- a CDS encoding MAPEG family protein — encoded protein: MVSALYAVLGALLLIKFSCDVIRLRLQYRVSYGDGGFSELQSAIRIHGNAVEYVPIALLLLLFMEMNGAQNWMVHLCGLLLLTGRVMHYYGFHHRLIQWRRSGMSATFCSLLLMVLANLWYMPWELVFSLR
- a CDS encoding DUF72 domain-containing protein; the encoded protein is MIYVGLPQWSHPKWVRLGITSLEEYARHFNCVEGNTTLYALPKAEIVARWYEQTSDDFRFCFKFPATISHQAALRNCAGLTSEFFTRMAPLANRIGQYWLQLPATFGPQDLPALWAFLDALPAEFTYGVEVRHPGFFAKGEDEKALNQGLHARNINRVILDSRPVHSARPHSVVIREAQRKKPKVPVHALLTAHHPMVRFIGSDDMQQNRQLFNVWLNKLPEWEKTTTPYLFLHTPDIAQAPELVQTLWPELQSVLPVVGATPSLPLQSSLF
- the cmoB gene encoding tRNA 5-methoxyuridine(34)/uridine 5-oxyacetic acid(34) synthase CmoB; the encoded protein is MIEFGRFYQQIATGNLAHWLETLPAQIAAWQRETLHGQFKQWNNAVEFLPTITPAKLDLLHSVTAQSAEPLSAGQLKGMETLLRNLMPWRKGPFSLYGIDIDTEWRSDWKWERVLPHLSDLRGRTILDVGCGSGYHLWRMIGAGAQLAVGIDPTQLFLCQFEAVRKLLGDDRRAHLLPLGIEQLPALNAFDTVFSMGVLYHRRSPLEHLWQLKDQLVKEGELVLETLVVEGDENTVLVPGDRYAQMRNVYFIPSALALKSWLEKCGFVDVRIADMCVTRTEEQRRTSWMVTESLADFLDPGDNSKTVEGYPAPLRAVLIARKP
- the cmoA gene encoding carboxy-S-adenosyl-L-methionine synthase CmoA → MSHRDTLFSAPIARLGDWTFDERVAEVFPDMIQRSVPGYSNIISMIGMLAERFVQPATQVYDLGCSLGAATLSVRRNIHQDGCKIIAVDNSPAMVERCRRHIDAYKAPTPVEVIEGDIRDIAIENASMVVLNFTLQFLEPDDRLKLLQKIYQGLNPGGALVLSEKFSFEDHTVGELLFNMHHDFKRANGYSELEISQKRSMLENVMLTDSVEAHKARLHTAGFDHSELWFQCFNFGSLVALKAVAP